The DNA region CCTGCTTCTGCTCTGGCCGCTGCTCGGCATCAAGGACGACGGCACGTTGACCTTTGCGCCGGCCTTTGCGGTGTGGATTCGCGTGGCCGTGACCGTGATCATCCTGGCGTGCATCTACTTCGCCAAGCAGCAGGGCTGGCTCGACCCGGTGCTGCATCCGGCAGCCAAGGCGGCCGGCGAGGTGCAGAAGGCGCTGCTGGCGCCGCCGCTGTGGATCTACGTCATTCTGGGAGCGGCCTTTGCCTTCGCCTTCCCGTGGCTCTTCTCGCGCTATGCGCAGGACATCGCGGTCAGCGTGCTCATCTACATCACGCTGGGCCTGGGACTCAACGTGGTGGTGGGCCTGTGCGGCCTGCTGGACCTGGGCTACATCGCCTTCTACGGCGTGGGCGCATACACGTATGCGCTGCTGTCCCTGCACTACGGGCTCTCGTTCTGGCTCTCGCTGCCCGTTGCCGCCACCTTTGCGGCCATTGCCGGCTGCATCATCGGCTACCCCACCCTGCGCATGCGTGGCGACTACCTGGCCATCGTCACCCTGGGCTTCGGCGAGATCATCCGCATCGTGCTGAACAACTGGATGAGCCTGACCAACGGCCCCAACGGCCTGCTGGGCATAGACGCTCCGGCCGTGCTCGTGCCGAACTTTACCCACGGCTTTACGCTGGAGCTCTTTTTCATGAAGAAGCTCCAGTATCTCTACTACATCGCTCTGGCTCTGGCCGTCGTCGCCATCATCGCCGTGCGTCGGCTGAACTTCTCGCGCATCGGCCGCGCGTGGGAGGCCATCCGCGAGGACGAGACCGCCGCCGAGCTCATGGGCGTGAACACCTTTCGCTTCAAGCTGCTGGCCTACGCCATGGGCGCGGTGTTCGGCGGCCTTGCCGGCGCGTTCTTCTCCGCGCGCATGCGTTTTGTCTCGCCGGAGAGCTTCACCTTCATCGAATCCGCCCTTGTGCTTTCCATGGTCGTGCTCGGCGGCATGGGCTCCATCCCGGGCATCATGCTCGGCGCCTTCGCGCTCATCGCCCTGCCCGAGTTCTTCCGCGAGTTCGAGCTCTATCGCATGCTCGCCTTCGGCGGCGCCATGACCCTGATGATGCTCTTCCGGCCCGCCGGCCTGATTCCCGCCAAACGCATGGGCAAGCGCTCCGACGACGAGGATTGACCGCATGACTTCTGCTTCAGATTCCACCCAGCCCTTGCTTGAGCTCAAGGATGTGACCGCCCACTACGGGCGCATCCAGGCCCTCAAGGGCATCACTCTCAGCGTGGCCGCCGGGGAGATTGTCTCCATCATCGGGGCCAACGGCGCGGGCAAGTCCACCACGCTGATGACCATCTGCAACATCGTCAAGGCGTCCGGCGGCACCCTGACCTACCAGGGAAAAGACATTCGCGGCATCAATGCGGACAAGCTGCCCATGATGGGCCTGTGCCAGGTGCCGGAAGGCCGGCGTATCTTCCCGCGGCTCTCCGTGGCCGAGAACCTGGACATGGGCGCGTTCTTCCGCCGCGACCATGCCGGCGTGAAAAAGGACCGCGACCACGTCTTCGAGCTCTTCCCGCGGCTCAAGGAACGCCGCCATCAGCCCGGCGGCACCCTTTCCGGCGGCGAGCAGCAGATGCTCGCCATCGGCCGCGCGCTCATGGCCCGGCCCAAGCTGCTGCTTCTGGACGAGCCTTCGCTGGGCCTCGCCCCGCTCATCGCCAAGCACATTTTCGAGATCGTCAAGACCATCAACAGGGAAGCCGGCGTGACCATCCTGCTGGTGGAGCAGAACGCGAACATCGCGCTGAAGATGTCCACCCGAGGCTATGTGCTGGAAACGGGCAGCGTGGTGCTGGAGGACAAGGCCGAGGCGCTGCTGGACAACGCCGAGATCCGCAAGGCCTACCTCGGCGAGTAGCGGATACTCCTACGATTCCACGGCGGCTCTCTCCGGCACGGGGGAGCCGCTTTTTCGTGGCGCTTGCTGTGATCGGCGAGGGATTGGAACGGGATGGTTCAGACCGTTCGGTCCGAACGCCATGCCCAGGCTTGTGGGGGAGATCCGTCCGGATCAGTCGACCGCACCGTCAAAGGCTTTGACGGCCTCGCGGCCCACCACGCGCATGCGGCTGCCATCCCAGATGGAGAGCAGCACCCCGCCCAGGATGAGCCCGGCCCCGGCATAGCCGCTGGTCGTGAAGACCTCGCCGAACATGGCGTAGGCCAGCAGGCAGGCGGTCAAAGGCTCCACTGTGGCGGCAACGGCCGCGCGCGTGGCCTCCACCCGCTGCAGCCCCATGTAGTACACGAAGTACGCAACGTAGGTGGAGACAAACCCCAGTGTGGCCACGGAGGTCATGCCCTGCATTGTGGGCGCATGGAAGGAAAAGAACGGCAGCATCACCGCGGCGCCGCACGGCAGGGCGTACAGGAAAAGCGTGGAGGTGTGGTACCGGCCAAGGAAGAGCTTGCCGAAGATGTAGTACAGCGCGTAGCTGAAGCCGGCCAGCAGGCCGAAGCCGATGGCCGCGGCCGTCACCGAGATGTTGGACGAGAACAGCTGGCTGATGAGCGCCACGCCCAGAATGGTCATGCCTACAGCGGCGAGCTTGCACACGCTCATGGTCTCGCCCAGCAACAGCCACGACAGCAGGGCCACCCACGCCGGTGCGGTGTACAGCAGCACGGCGGCCAGGGCTGCGCCGCCCTGGTCCACGGCCACCACGTAGCCGCCGAAGAGGCCGCCCACGCCCAGGACGCCGAAAGCCATGATCAACGGCAGGTCGCGTAGCTCAACACGCGTCCGCCCCAGGTAGACGGCGTGGCCGCCGAAGAGCAGCCAGCCGATCATGGTGCGATAGAAGCCGACCTCCAGCACATCCATGCCGGAGGCTATGGCGAGCTTGGCGACGGGGCCGATGAGCCCCCACAGCACGCCCGCCAGCATAACGAGGAGAATGCCCCCGGAAGAGTTGTTCGATGCCTCTGTCTGCACGGAGGCGGCTATACCGCAGAAGAGTGGGCGTGAAAATCCTTTTTTTGAACCACTTGCCATTGCCAAAAGCCCGCGAGGCATGAATAATGCGTCCAGCCCCCGGCCTGTCTTGGAGGCGGGCATATTTTTTCGTATGCCACTTGAGCGCACAGCTCCACGACAAGGAACGCCTATGGTTACGAAACGCTCGCTTTTCTACTGGATCAAGCAATCCAACATCAAGCTGCAGATCCTTCTCGTCGTCATCATTCTCGTCACCGTCGCGGCGCGCGTTTTCCCGCTGGAGATGCAGAAGCGCATCGTCAACGAGGCCATCAGCCTCAAGCGACTCGACCTTCTGTACATGTACTGCGCCGGCTTCATCGGCTCCGTGCTGCTGGCCAGCCTGCTCAAGTACGCCATCAACGTTATCCAGACCTACATCGGCGAGGTGGCCCTGGCGCGCATGCGGCGCGAGCTCTACGCCCACGTGATGACCCTGCCGCTCTCCTTCTTCCGCAAGTCATCGCCGGGAACGGTCATTGCCTGCATCGTGCAGGAGCTCTCCTCGGCGGGCGAGTTCGTGGGCCAGGCCGTGGCCGTCCCCGTCACCAACGTGCTCACCCTGCTCGCTTTCGGCGGCTACCTCTTCGTGCTCAACCCCATGCTCGCCGGCCTCTCCTTCGCGCTCTACCCGCTGCTCATCTACATCCTGCCCAAGCTGCAGCGCCGGACGAACAACTGGAACAAGGAGCGCGTGGACGGCACCCGCGTGCTCTCCAGCAAGATCAATGAGACCATCACCGGCATTCACGAGGTGCACGGCAACGGCTCCTACAAGATAGAAAACCGCAAGTTCGCCAAGTTTGTGCAGCACCTCTTCCGGGTCCGCATCATCTGGACCCTCTATCGCCAGGGCGTGAAGGTCCTGAACAACCTCTTCCAGAACATGGGCCCGTTCATCCTCTTCCTGGTGGGCGGCTACCTGGCGATCAAGGGCCGGTTCGACCTCGGCGCCCTCGTGGCCTTCCTCTCGGCCTACGAGAAGATCTATGATCCCTGGCGCGAGCTGATGGACTTCTACCAGATCTACCAGGACGCCATCACCCGCTACAGCAAGACCATGGACTACTTCGACATCGAGCCCGAGTTCAAGATCGACCCGGACGAGGTTCGCGATCCCATTGACCTTCAGGGCGTCATCGATGTGAAAAACCTGGTCTTCGAAGTGGAAGGTGGCATCCGGCTGCTCAACGGCATTGACCTGCACCTGGACCATGGCCAGCACCTCGCCGTGGTCGGCTTTTCGGGCAGCGGCAAGTCCACCCTGGCCCAGTGCATCGGCCAGCTCTACAAGTACACGGGCGGCAACGTGACCCTGGACGAGCTCGAGGTCGAGGATATGGCCAAGAGCGATGTGATCCACAACATCGGCATTGTGGCACAGGAGCCCTTCATCTTCGACGGCTCCATCAAGGAGAACCTGCTCTACGGCCTGGAGAGCGACTTCCCTGCCGACATTCCCCGCGACGATTCCGGCGAGGTGGAGGACAAGAGCAAGCTGCCCAGCCTGGACCGCATGATCGAGGTGCTGCAGCAGGTGGGCATCTTCCAGGATGTGCTGCGCTTCGGCCTGAACACCGTGCTGGCCGACGACAAGCACGAGCTCAAGGAAAAGCTCATCGCCATCCGTACCACGTTCCAGCGGGACCACGGCCCGGACCTGGCCGACTACCTGGAGTTCTTCCGGGAAAACAAGTACCTGGACTACTCCAGCGTTGCCGCAAACATCACCTTCGGCAACCCCAACGAGGAACGCTTCCGGCTGGAGAACCTGCCTACCAACGAGTTCTTCCTGAGGTTCCTGGACACGGCCCAGCTCAAGATGCCGCTCCTGACCCTGGGCGTGGAGCTGGCGCGCAGCACTGTGGACATCTTGGGCTCCCTGCCCCCGGACGCCGTGTTCTTCGAGCAGAGCCCCATCGGCAGCGAGGAGCTGGAGGAGTACAAGGAGCTGGTGGGTCAGCTGAAAAAACGCCGGCTCAACGATCTGACCGACAGCGAGAAACAAAAGTTCCTGGCCCTGGGCCTCCGCTTCCAGTCCGGTGTGCACAAGATGGTCGCCCTGCCCGAGTTCCTGGAGCACATGATCCTGGAGGCGCGAGAGCAGTTCAAGAGGCTGGTGGAGGAGGAGATTCCTGGAGCGTTCTCCTTCTACCAGAAGTCATCCTATATCGATTCCCAATCGATTCTCGACAACATTCTTTTCGGCAAGGCCAAGACCGAGCAGCATCAGGTGCAGGACCGCATCAACCAGTCCATCGTCATGCTGCTCATCGAGGAAGACCTCCTGGAGACCATCGCCGGCATCGGCATGCAGTTCCGCGTGGGCACCAAGGGCGACCGCCTCTCCGGCGGCCAGAAGCAGAAGCTCGCCATCGGACGCTCTTTCATCAAGGAGCCCCCGGTCCTGATCATGGATGAGGCCACCTCCGCCCTGGACAACCGCTCCCAGTCGCGCATCCAGAACCTCATCGAGAACAAATGGAAGGGCCGCTCCACGCTCATCTCCGTGGTGCACCGCCTGGACATCATCAAGAACTTTGACAAAGTGGCAGTCATGAAGGCAGGCAAGATCGTGGAGTCCGGCCATTATGACGACCTCATGCAAAAGAAGGGAATGCTCTATGAACTCGTCCACGGAAACAGAGTCCAATAAGCAAACGAGCGAGTTCCAGAAAAACCTGGACATTCTGCGGCAGGTCACCTTCTTCTCGGGACTGGATCTGGAGCCCCTCAAGGTGTTCGCCTACCTGGCCACGCGGGAACGCCTCAAACCCGGCGAAAGCCTGTTCAAACAGGGCGAGCAGGAAGGCCAGTTCGTCTACGTAATCTCGGGCAGGCTGGCCGCCTTCCACGACGACGGCGGCGCGCTGGTCGAGTTCGGCCCCGACAACTACTTCGGTTTCATGGCCCTGATCGGCAAGTCCCCGCACCTGTTCACCGTGACGGCCGAGGAGGAGTCCATCTTCCTCACCATCTCTCGGGAGCGGTTCTTCAAAACGCTGGAGCAGTTCCCCGGCATCGGCACCAGGTTCCTGGTGGCCGTGTCCGAAGCCGTGGGAAACTGGGAACGCAAGGCGCTGGAAAAGGGCGCCGCCGGCGAGCAGCACGTCGGCGTCTCCCTTCTG from Oceanidesulfovibrio marinus includes:
- a CDS encoding DMT family transporter, whose product is MQTEASNNSSGGILLVMLAGVLWGLIGPVAKLAIASGMDVLEVGFYRTMIGWLLFGGHAVYLGRTRVELRDLPLIMAFGVLGVGGLFGGYVVAVDQGGAALAAVLLYTAPAWVALLSWLLLGETMSVCKLAAVGMTILGVALISQLFSSNISVTAAAIGFGLLAGFSYALYYIFGKLFLGRYHTSTLFLYALPCGAAVMLPFFSFHAPTMQGMTSVATLGFVSTYVAYFVYYMGLQRVEATRAAVAATVEPLTACLLAYAMFGEVFTTSGYAGAGLILGGVLLSIWDGSRMRVVGREAVKAFDGAVD
- a CDS encoding ABC transporter ATP-binding protein codes for the protein MTSASDSTQPLLELKDVTAHYGRIQALKGITLSVAAGEIVSIIGANGAGKSTTLMTICNIVKASGGTLTYQGKDIRGINADKLPMMGLCQVPEGRRIFPRLSVAENLDMGAFFRRDHAGVKKDRDHVFELFPRLKERRHQPGGTLSGGEQQMLAIGRALMARPKLLLLDEPSLGLAPLIAKHIFEIVKTINREAGVTILLVEQNANIALKMSTRGYVLETGSVVLEDKAEALLDNAEIRKAYLGE
- the livM gene encoding high-affinity branched-chain amino acid ABC transporter permease LivM; amino-acid sequence: MTRESRKFWLTLVIGLVWFLLLLWPLLGIKDDGTLTFAPAFAVWIRVAVTVIILACIYFAKQQGWLDPVLHPAAKAAGEVQKALLAPPLWIYVILGAAFAFAFPWLFSRYAQDIAVSVLIYITLGLGLNVVVGLCGLLDLGYIAFYGVGAYTYALLSLHYGLSFWLSLPVAATFAAIAGCIIGYPTLRMRGDYLAIVTLGFGEIIRIVLNNWMSLTNGPNGLLGIDAPAVLVPNFTHGFTLELFFMKKLQYLYYIALALAVVAIIAVRRLNFSRIGRAWEAIREDETAAELMGVNTFRFKLLAYAMGAVFGGLAGAFFSARMRFVSPESFTFIESALVLSMVVLGGMGSIPGIMLGAFALIALPEFFREFELYRMLAFGGAMTLMMLFRPAGLIPAKRMGKRSDDED
- a CDS encoding cyclic nucleotide-binding domain-containing protein, whose protein sequence is MNSSTETESNKQTSEFQKNLDILRQVTFFSGLDLEPLKVFAYLATRERLKPGESLFKQGEQEGQFVYVISGRLAAFHDDGGALVEFGPDNYFGFMALIGKSPHLFTVTAEEESIFLTISRERFFKTLEQFPGIGTRFLVAVSEAVGNWERKALEKGAAGEQHVGVSLL
- a CDS encoding ABC transporter ATP-binding protein/permease, producing MVTKRSLFYWIKQSNIKLQILLVVIILVTVAARVFPLEMQKRIVNEAISLKRLDLLYMYCAGFIGSVLLASLLKYAINVIQTYIGEVALARMRRELYAHVMTLPLSFFRKSSPGTVIACIVQELSSAGEFVGQAVAVPVTNVLTLLAFGGYLFVLNPMLAGLSFALYPLLIYILPKLQRRTNNWNKERVDGTRVLSSKINETITGIHEVHGNGSYKIENRKFAKFVQHLFRVRIIWTLYRQGVKVLNNLFQNMGPFILFLVGGYLAIKGRFDLGALVAFLSAYEKIYDPWRELMDFYQIYQDAITRYSKTMDYFDIEPEFKIDPDEVRDPIDLQGVIDVKNLVFEVEGGIRLLNGIDLHLDHGQHLAVVGFSGSGKSTLAQCIGQLYKYTGGNVTLDELEVEDMAKSDVIHNIGIVAQEPFIFDGSIKENLLYGLESDFPADIPRDDSGEVEDKSKLPSLDRMIEVLQQVGIFQDVLRFGLNTVLADDKHELKEKLIAIRTTFQRDHGPDLADYLEFFRENKYLDYSSVAANITFGNPNEERFRLENLPTNEFFLRFLDTAQLKMPLLTLGVELARSTVDILGSLPPDAVFFEQSPIGSEELEEYKELVGQLKKRRLNDLTDSEKQKFLALGLRFQSGVHKMVALPEFLEHMILEAREQFKRLVEEEIPGAFSFYQKSSYIDSQSILDNILFGKAKTEQHQVQDRINQSIVMLLIEEDLLETIAGIGMQFRVGTKGDRLSGGQKQKLAIGRSFIKEPPVLIMDEATSALDNRSQSRIQNLIENKWKGRSTLISVVHRLDIIKNFDKVAVMKAGKIVESGHYDDLMQKKGMLYELVHGNRVQ